The Candidatus Eisenbacteria bacterium genome includes a region encoding these proteins:
- a CDS encoding DNA polymerase IV, translating into MSRQIMDILHSYSPCVEPLSLDEGFLDLTGTRNALGDPPDIGRKIKNAILEATRLTASVGIAPVKFVAKIASDHQKPDGLTVVEPGGVIAFLHPLPISDLWGVGPRTREILEGMGLRTIGDLAAAGRKRLVHRFGLHGEHLYDLSQGSDDRDVVPDWDAKSYSHEQTFARDQTDGELLEGMLLDQSLRVSRRLRRDDVTGRIVQLKIRYHDFSTYTRRVT; encoded by the coding sequence GTGTCCAGGCAGATCATGGATATCCTCCATTCCTATTCCCCCTGCGTCGAGCCCCTCTCTCTCGACGAGGGATTCCTCGATCTGACCGGGACACGCAACGCCCTTGGCGATCCACCCGACATTGGCCGCAAGATCAAAAATGCGATCCTGGAGGCGACCCGCCTCACCGCATCGGTGGGAATCGCCCCGGTCAAATTCGTCGCCAAGATCGCCTCCGATCATCAAAAGCCGGATGGTCTCACGGTTGTCGAGCCGGGTGGCGTCATCGCCTTTCTCCACCCGCTCCCTATTTCCGATCTCTGGGGTGTGGGGCCGCGGACACGGGAGATCTTGGAGGGGATGGGTCTTCGGACGATCGGCGATCTCGCCGCAGCGGGGCGGAAAAGGCTTGTCCACCGCTTCGGGCTGCACGGCGAACACCTCTATGACCTTTCCCAAGGGAGCGACGACCGCGATGTCGTTCCTGATTGGGACGCGAAATCGTACAGCCATGAGCAGACCTTCGCAAGGGATCAGACGGATGGTGAATTGCTGGAAGGTATGCTGCTCGACCAATCGCTGCGCGTCTCCAGGCGCCTGCGCCGGGACGATGTCACCGGCCGGATTGTGCAACTCAAAATCCGCTATCATGACTTCAGCACCTACACACGCAGGGTGACG
- a CDS encoding DDE-type integrase/transposase/recombinase: METSVEFILQPWHLLLAAFAGWVNREQQAIIEYLRAENQVLKAAHGKSRIKLNDNQRRRLAVKGKALGRRILKEIGTAFSPDTILRWHRMLIARKWDYAYCRQAHGRPRIRKVVVDLILRIARENPTWGARRITGSLKNLGYSLEKTTVGNILREHGIDPAPERKRQMTWATFLKAHWEVLAAIDFTTIEVWTKGGLVTYYLLFAIELSTRRVHFAGCTTNPHEEWIKQVGRNLTDPDDGFLPGPNDLIMDRDTKFCASFRLMLKEAQVKPVRLPPQSPNLNAYIERFMRSLKEECLYQMIFFGEGSVRRAVRQFLEHYHRERNHQGLDNRLIEPSESLNRRMGNVRCRERLGGILKYYYRDAA, translated from the coding sequence ATGGAGACATCGGTGGAATTCATCTTACAGCCTTGGCATCTTCTCCTGGCCGCCTTTGCCGGATGGGTTAATCGCGAGCAGCAGGCCATCATCGAATACCTGCGCGCCGAAAACCAGGTGCTCAAAGCAGCCCACGGCAAGAGCAGGATTAAACTCAACGACAACCAACGCCGGCGCCTCGCCGTTAAAGGCAAAGCGCTCGGTCGCAGAATCCTCAAAGAGATCGGCACCGCCTTCTCGCCAGATACAATTCTGCGCTGGCATCGCATGCTGATCGCTCGGAAATGGGATTACGCCTATTGTCGCCAAGCCCACGGCCGGCCCCGGATCAGAAAAGTAGTCGTCGATCTGATTCTTCGCATAGCCCGTGAGAACCCAACTTGGGGAGCCAGGCGCATAACAGGCTCTTTGAAAAACTTGGGATACTCACTCGAGAAGACAACGGTCGGTAACATCCTCCGCGAACACGGCATCGACCCCGCGCCGGAACGCAAACGCCAAATGACCTGGGCGACCTTTCTCAAAGCTCATTGGGAAGTCCTCGCCGCTATTGATTTCACAACAATCGAGGTCTGGACCAAGGGCGGTCTCGTCACATACTATCTTCTCTTCGCCATCGAGCTTTCCACACGCCGTGTTCATTTCGCCGGCTGCACGACGAATCCCCATGAGGAATGGATCAAGCAGGTCGGAAGAAATCTCACCGATCCCGATGACGGATTCCTCCCCGGTCCGAACGATCTCATCATGGATCGCGACACGAAGTTCTGCGCATCCTTCCGCTTAATGCTCAAAGAAGCACAAGTCAAACCCGTGCGGCTCCCACCGCAATCACCGAACCTGAATGCCTATATCGAACGTTTCATGCGCAGCCTCAAAGAGGAATGCCTGTATCAAATGATCTTCTTCGGCGAGGGCTCCGTCCGCCGAGCCGTAAGGCAATTCCTCGAACATTATCACCGCGAACGAAATCATCAGGGTCTCGACAACCGACTGATCGAGCCATCTGAATCGCTCAACAGACGGATGGGGAATGTGCGCTGCCGCGAGAGACTCGGTGGTATCCTGAAATACTACTACCGCGACGCCGCCTGA